The following are encoded together in the Bos taurus isolate L1 Dominette 01449 registration number 42190680 breed Hereford chromosome 12, ARS-UCD2.0, whole genome shotgun sequence genome:
- the GGACT gene encoding gamma-glutamylaminecyclotransferase isoform X1: MPGPECKWSTTETGAPCGTDDSSGRLAPVFVYGTLKTGQPNHRVLLDGAHGRAAFRGRAHTLEPYPLVIAGEHNIPRLLNLPGRGHRVFGEVYEVDERMLRFLDEFESCPDMYQRTRLHVALEGVRGPLECFVYTTATYPPEWVHLPYLDDYDSQGKHGLRYNPRENR; this comes from the exons ATGCCCGGGCCAGAATGTAAATGGAGCACTACTGAAACCGGAGCTCCCTGTGGTACCGATGACAG CTCTGGCCGCCTGGCCCCCGTGTTCGTGTACGGGACGCTGAAGACGGGCCAGCCCAACCACCGGGTCCTGCTGGACGGTGCCCATGGGCGCGCGGCCTTCCGGGGCCGGGCCCACACGCTGGAGCCCTACCCGCTGGTGATCGCGGGTGAGCACAACATCCCGCGGCTGCTGAACCTGCCGGGCCGCGGACACCGCGTGTTCGGTGAGGTCTACGAGGTGGACGAACGGATGCTGCGCTTCCTGGACGAGTTCGAGAGCTGCCCCGACATGTACCAGCGCACCCGCCTGCACGTGGCCCTGGAGGGCGTACGCGGGCCCCTGGAGTGCTTCGTCTACACCACGGCTACCTACCCGCCAGAGTGGGTCCACCTGCCGTACCTCGACGATTACGACTCGCAGGGGAAGCACGGGCTCCGCTACAACCCGCGGGAAAACAGATGA